The following coding sequences are from one Pigmentibacter sp. JX0631 window:
- the miaB gene encoding tRNA (N6-isopentenyl adenosine(37)-C2)-methylthiotransferase MiaB, protein MFGLKNKFLLNSSTPVGPEALFAKYMPKPQVEYPNVGEKNETYLKKVYIQTWGCQMNVADSERMLGLLGRLNYRPTEAVEDADFVLLNTCHIREKARHKVVSRLGEIKPLKETNPNLIIAVSGCVAQAESEALAKEVPYIDMIFGPDQIEDLPNLLEKVIEKSEKEKKEKEVFHKTKENPFILTKFDNKEEGYSIPIDVVPPYYDENKNEVTRYVNIIKGCNNFCTFCVVPYTRGREKSRPEKEIIDEVNYLVDKGVKEIILLGQNVNSYGLDLIGAKDIHSSNGILPFADLLYTVSAVPGVERIRFTTSNPHDFTPQLAKAFADLPKVTNSFHLAVQSGSDRILDRMNRQYTRAEYFERVKWIRDVRPEIAFSTDIIVGFPGETDQDFEDTLSLVQEMQFAFIFAFKYSIRKGTPATRFKEQVPEEIKDKRLQILLDLQRKETERQNQAEINRVREVLVLYKNRKDEHSWYGRTYEGRLVKIHSPRNIVGKLVQVKITNANITALEGHLI, encoded by the coding sequence ATGTTTGGCTTGAAAAATAAATTTTTATTAAACTCCTCAACACCTGTAGGCCCCGAAGCTTTATTTGCAAAATACATGCCTAAACCACAAGTAGAATATCCAAATGTTGGTGAAAAAAATGAGACATATTTAAAAAAAGTTTATATCCAAACATGGGGCTGCCAAATGAATGTTGCAGACTCTGAAAGAATGTTAGGATTGTTAGGAAGACTAAATTATCGTCCCACTGAAGCTGTAGAAGACGCTGATTTTGTCTTATTAAATACTTGCCATATTCGTGAAAAAGCTAGACATAAGGTCGTAAGCCGTCTTGGTGAAATAAAACCACTGAAAGAAACAAATCCAAATTTAATAATTGCAGTTTCTGGTTGCGTTGCTCAAGCTGAATCTGAAGCATTAGCAAAAGAAGTCCCGTATATTGATATGATTTTTGGTCCAGATCAAATTGAAGATCTTCCTAATCTTCTAGAAAAAGTTATTGAAAAATCAGAAAAAGAAAAAAAAGAAAAAGAAGTTTTTCATAAAACAAAAGAAAATCCTTTTATCTTAACTAAATTTGATAACAAAGAAGAAGGTTATTCCATTCCTATTGACGTTGTTCCTCCATACTACGATGAAAATAAAAATGAAGTTACTCGTTATGTAAATATTATTAAAGGTTGTAATAACTTTTGCACTTTCTGCGTCGTGCCTTATACAAGAGGCAGAGAAAAAAGTAGACCTGAAAAAGAAATAATTGATGAAGTAAATTACCTTGTTGATAAAGGTGTAAAAGAAATTATTTTATTAGGCCAAAATGTTAATTCATATGGACTCGATTTAATAGGCGCAAAAGACATTCATTCCTCAAATGGAATATTACCTTTTGCTGATCTTTTATATACAGTGAGTGCTGTGCCTGGTGTTGAACGGATTCGTTTTACGACTTCAAATCCCCATGATTTCACTCCTCAGCTTGCAAAGGCTTTTGCTGATCTACCTAAAGTAACTAATTCATTTCATTTAGCCGTTCAGTCTGGAAGTGATAGAATTTTAGATAGAATGAATCGTCAATACACACGAGCTGAATATTTTGAACGGGTAAAATGGATTAGAGATGTACGCCCTGAAATTGCATTTAGTACGGATATAATTGTTGGTTTCCCTGGTGAAACAGATCAAGATTTTGAAGATACTTTGAGCCTTGTTCAGGAAATGCAATTTGCATTTATTTTTGCTTTTAAATATTCTATTCGCAAAGGAACACCTGCTACTCGTTTTAAGGAACAAGTTCCAGAAGAAATAAAAGATAAAAGACTGCAAATTTTGTTAGATCTCCAACGAAAAGAAACAGAAAGACAAAATCAAGCAGAAATAAATCGTGTTAGAGAAGTTTTAGTTCTATATAAAAATAGAAAAGATGAGCATTCTTGGTATGGTAGAACATATGAAGGTCGGTTGGTAAAAATTCATTCTCCAAGAAATATTGTTGGAAAACTTGTTCAAGTTAAAATAACAAATGCCAATATAACTGCTCTAGAAGGTCATTTAATTTAA
- the ffh gene encoding signal recognition particle protein produces MFDLVTQGFKDASLKLKGQARLTDENIAPALDAVKRSLLDADVDLKVTKEFIENIRQKALDDVVSIKTKSGQKVSAGDHFIKTCHDELVDFLGGNQTDIIKNTKGPTVILLVGLQGAGKTTHAAKLAKLLAEKQKMRPLLVAADVYRPAARDQLKILGEKINIPVFTLDSNDAVEIAQKGIEHARNEWLDLVIIDTAGRLAIDNHLMNELENIKSAVNPQNILLVIDSMIGQDAVRTASAFDLRLHLSGVILTKLDGDTRGGAALSVKKVTGKNILFVGTGETLDKLEEFRPEGIAGRILGMGDVVGLMDDFTKVLDMEKAEKSANRLMEGHFDFNDFLEMIGTIGKMGPIKDVLAKTPIASQISDKDMDKVNDKDIIRKGAIVQSMTAKERENPDLLIIQKSQSARSRIARIAKGSAHTEKDVKDLVDQFMQMRQMMQMFSGFGGMGGGMLSKIPGLGQINQMAKMAKMAKMMGGAGGGLGAMGGGAGGMGGLNSLFGGGMPQTGGGGLSSADLAELNRMKKRKKEEKLKKQKKR; encoded by the coding sequence ATGTTTGACTTAGTCACCCAAGGTTTTAAAGATGCAAGTCTCAAATTAAAAGGACAAGCAAGGCTCACCGACGAAAACATAGCTCCTGCTCTTGATGCAGTTAAAAGATCGCTGCTCGATGCGGACGTTGACCTCAAAGTTACAAAAGAATTTATTGAAAATATTCGCCAAAAAGCTTTAGATGATGTGGTTTCTATAAAAACAAAATCTGGCCAAAAAGTATCCGCTGGCGATCACTTTATTAAAACATGTCATGATGAATTGGTAGATTTTCTGGGTGGAAATCAAACCGATATTATTAAAAACACAAAAGGCCCGACTGTTATCCTTCTTGTAGGATTGCAAGGTGCAGGTAAAACAACACATGCGGCTAAATTAGCAAAACTATTAGCTGAAAAACAAAAAATGCGTCCTCTGCTTGTTGCTGCAGATGTTTATAGACCAGCCGCTAGAGACCAACTAAAAATTCTTGGGGAAAAAATTAATATCCCCGTTTTTACTCTAGACTCAAATGATGCTGTTGAAATCGCCCAAAAAGGGATTGAGCATGCTAGAAATGAATGGCTCGATTTAGTCATAATCGATACTGCTGGCCGTTTGGCAATTGATAATCATTTAATGAATGAACTTGAAAATATTAAATCTGCTGTTAATCCACAAAATATTCTGCTTGTGATCGATTCCATGATTGGACAAGACGCAGTTCGCACAGCTTCAGCTTTCGACTTACGCTTGCACCTTTCAGGAGTTATTTTAACTAAACTTGACGGAGATACACGTGGTGGCGCTGCACTTTCTGTTAAGAAAGTCACAGGAAAAAATATTTTATTTGTTGGTACGGGAGAAACTCTTGATAAATTAGAAGAGTTCAGACCAGAAGGAATAGCTGGACGTATCTTAGGCATGGGTGATGTGGTCGGATTAATGGATGACTTCACTAAAGTTCTGGATATGGAAAAAGCTGAAAAAAGTGCGAATCGTTTGATGGAAGGTCATTTCGATTTTAATGATTTTCTTGAAATGATTGGGACAATTGGCAAAATGGGACCCATCAAAGATGTTTTAGCAAAAACACCTATTGCTTCTCAAATTTCTGACAAAGATATGGATAAAGTGAATGATAAAGATATCATTCGTAAAGGTGCGATTGTTCAATCCATGACTGCAAAAGAAAGAGAAAATCCTGATTTATTGATCATCCAAAAATCACAATCTGCACGGAGCCGAATTGCCAGAATTGCGAAAGGTTCAGCCCACACAGAAAAAGATGTAAAAGATCTCGTCGATCAGTTCATGCAAATGCGCCAAATGATGCAAATGTTTAGTGGATTTGGTGGGATGGGCGGCGGAATGTTATCTAAAATTCCAGGCTTAGGTCAAATCAACCAAATGGCGAAAATGGCTAAGATGGCAAAAATGATGGGCGGAGCTGGCGGCGGACTAGGTGCTATGGGCGGTGGAGCCGGCGGCATGGGTGGATTAAACAGCTTATTTGGAGGAGGAATGCCTCAAACTGGAGGTGGTGGTCTCAGCTCGGCTGACCTTGCTGAATTAAACAGGATGAAAAAAAGAAAAAAAGAAGAGAAATTAAAAAAACAAAAAAAACGTTAA
- the fabD gene encoding ACP S-malonyltransferase → MDKIFMFPGQGSQTIGMAKDIYQEFKEVKLVFQEASDTLGFSMEKLCFEDSEGKLNLTEFTQPAILTVSTSILKAINERVDIKPTAVAGHSLGEYSALVGIGALAFSDALKAVHFRGQAMQRAVPVGVGAMAAYLGNNGTEVEAICKEISKPQQIVEVVNFNSPGQLVLSGHKAGVEKACEIISEKKLGKAKALPVSAPFHSTLMQPAADEMREHLQDIQLNQFTTEIVANVDAKIHLANSYSKDILVKQIAHPVLWTQTLKTLNSKYADALWIEIGPGKVLQGLAKKTLENSQCFGTSDLDSLLNMIQNLS, encoded by the coding sequence ATGGATAAAATTTTTATGTTTCCCGGACAAGGAAGCCAAACGATAGGGATGGCTAAAGATATTTATCAAGAATTTAAAGAAGTTAAGTTGGTATTCCAAGAGGCTTCAGATACTCTTGGATTCAGTATGGAGAAACTTTGCTTTGAAGATTCAGAAGGTAAATTAAATTTAACAGAATTTACACAGCCAGCAATATTAACAGTGAGTACAAGTATATTAAAAGCTATAAATGAAAGAGTAGATATTAAACCAACAGCAGTTGCTGGACACAGTTTAGGAGAATATTCTGCACTCGTCGGTATTGGTGCTTTGGCATTTTCTGATGCGCTAAAAGCAGTTCATTTTAGAGGGCAAGCCATGCAACGGGCGGTTCCAGTTGGTGTTGGTGCTATGGCTGCTTATTTAGGTAACAATGGAACAGAAGTGGAAGCTATTTGCAAAGAAATTTCAAAACCACAGCAAATAGTTGAAGTTGTAAATTTTAATTCTCCAGGCCAGTTAGTACTAAGTGGGCATAAAGCAGGCGTTGAAAAGGCTTGTGAAATCATTTCAGAAAAAAAATTAGGGAAAGCAAAAGCCCTACCAGTTAGCGCTCCCTTTCATTCAACATTAATGCAGCCAGCTGCTGACGAAATGCGCGAACATTTACAAGATATTCAACTTAATCAGTTCACCACCGAAATTGTAGCAAATGTTGATGCTAAAATTCATTTAGCAAATTCGTATTCAAAAGATATACTTGTAAAACAAATTGCACATCCCGTGTTATGGACACAAACTTTAAAAACGTTAAATTCTAAATACGCAGATGCCCTTTGGATTGAAATTGGGCCTGGCAAAGTATTACAGGGATTAGCTAAAAAAACGCTGGAAAATTCTCAATGTTTTGGAACAAGTGATCTCGATTCATTATTAAATATGATTCAAAATTTATCTTAA